A stretch of Solenopsis invicta isolate M01_SB chromosome 9, UNIL_Sinv_3.0, whole genome shotgun sequence DNA encodes these proteins:
- the LOC105193445 gene encoding mucin-17 isoform X4 — MQQPQSRPLLGDSVSSTTSPNARHNNPVTVLTQQQLQQLQQLQAQNSSGQSLTFALQQTSSNPQEQGNGSATGNHIVYLNQLNQLNQSTINPSGTGMGLPPATPTFGVGLNMGLPLSLINTNFTSLTSNVITTTNPLQNLGLPSISTGPSITTINPSLNQLNAINSNLTSNLGSNSINNSLSNLGQDLNSINTGVNTGINRLNTINSTNINSGLSGVSTGLTGPNLTNLNSSSVNQNLATLNTNLTVANSGVSGLSAINPTTNLTATSINSGVNQGLNRPANALATSLTPTSLTSSSAQFPFQAIQSIQTLAPHIVASSNIAHVPNSGISQHPNSNISTISQISNSGTSSSSIFTSTPSESIHTTTANVNHASNVNLTTNIPHLGTMHPNLSNISTSNVQHISASNEPIMSLSHVSSLSSSQSPGFQPQRQYSQGISPGLSASVALTGTTQPSNVGYQSTPTQLVTRTQLFGNQQIQIAAAASAAKPTKQPPQILPKPPNQQTNTSQQKSQRATTTITNQVTQQSQPQIVLAGPQPSPTTATMIPTAQGLLLNQVLPSTGPVIVQQQPGGVQLILRTPAGAQQQTHTAQLTQQQLVRVVTAQGMQLQGIAPTFFAVPNGFPPAASPVIRHTPSSPAPSNSGTSNPIVIQNAMVQSPQSQISQVTSGNTTGNAPCTQPVSEQNLLPPPKKKAKKKKKAKRKDDEPKLDLARIIKISGIGDDDDIFDSELTTETEVPCQIQQSETNSGQSLGQISSQGTVPVSSALTQVPATNTTNTQASVSQSPNNQLVTQLQMPVQNALTGQFRLSIGEDGKQLILHHTPEPNQPEIDSATAQALIRSLTQGSGQNSQIISQFFSQAQNTPQSTQNTTQQRQKYVKSPLSSGNQASTNTISSACSQNVISTTSPHHGQICSKPINQQKNISVVSQETNSLPNICIQSSLGTLQETQTSKNVNVNVQNLMQAKNVQTTLSQTSNNTLLNAPDVLSTKSSPIFSIQGTRMSNASQTSSNQQNSNLSLQKSSQVRLVNACITNVRQNLGKQPSQQHGAHMQKSVASSSLAQNDHISKTNQSLQQTSQQETLTLQQESPLFQHNQQITAQTVQTQNVQQIFEQNLQSSNIHHNSMNILQQQSSCNTMQQHDTMNVLHSSIQQNTINVLQQNTADNVQNIEQNLQSGIKDIAHAQQNIMTNLQQQNTSAVLHNTSVQQNVNVQQQKVVTANTFSSVNAHHFESQNAANVVQQGINTQQNNQNQNILITTTPTSNTTQHNESQNVESQGANILNSAANNILNNAPKLTPEILNTLRNLTLNPSDQLLIANANGQMQLIPQQFLQQLLAGQLNTTNQTQQNQNQTQKIVIGEPDANNQNLQGVQINTPTSQIIVNSSGGAPTIQNNIQNIVVQAAPSQIPQHIQIQNSGFPSQFIDNLNQQQIRNLGNNQPKKAKVVKKTKVAVTAQSINSQTKTVTVTRPTMVTTNTSNLQKVDHSNKTSTTVSHSTNLTKSEPTQIIANGPLVSSSAGSHVSVPSNGQMVQRVQTIQLPAQLQQSLKNIQSQIQAIISRKSGTPHDQTALAKLYQEQAKILASGKVVSTTTHSVNSTTETTFSVNVVSTVASTIHSQNSFKNQTSAAQTQTSTAAMPVTSQTLNPTTSVTIPSSSNNSYINNITVPQSVQGQQPNISNTVTQSMHQAHTTKQQHKFYQNHGTQILNPSSANMQIFSPPSVTTPQLQNNAQQLAQAQTQQQTGIQCQQQSTQCQTDPLDFKPNIQTPSPVKQELSSPIQVQVQSGSPASQVTSPRMISKGTQRIQSPVNTNGNTMKQLVSPNGNSNALISPRQAIKRRATSPICRQMNRGDLVEQQLKMDQNGATNPDMNTPFTSKRDACKRLVRYHCMNEQVLGPKDLTKADEIFEETAKHLLSKFSSMINKYTYLLLMESMREVRTSELMMIDRTFVAEEQSILNRLREQEAKLNEECKKEEKPLVPKVEPGLGEENKSTLTTSSPLVNVSVKRELEDDFPNEEMECKPVIKTTSSTSGDYDEWLEIQKELGVYPSTADTLKCKNGNNSGSSACAVTRSSKIERTRANGECLRTNVANMNASPGVSNMIMKDDCEQDVNTPFDRRWSSATDLERDLSEDTDLDGLALHSQTQCSSSTAHVTSSESENPGNEHDEINAQVQSAIDSILNLKQRPTNTLSGSSSGSNSSSQSGDSKDTALDQAVRSILGS; from the exons ATGCAGCAGCCTCAGTCACGCCCTCTTCTTGGGGACTCAGTATCCTCTACAACTTCCCCGAATGCACGTCATAATAATCCAGTTACCGTTTTGACCCAACAACAA ttGCAGCAGTTACAACAATTACAAGCCCAGAATAGTAGTGGTCAATCGCTAACGTTTGCTTTACAACAGACGTCAAGCAAT CCACAGGAGCAAGGAAATGGGTCGGCAACTGGAAATCACATAGTCTATTTAAATCAGTTGAATCAACTAAATCAGAGTACCATAAATCCCTCGGGGACTGGTATGGGCCTACCCCCGGCCACCCCCACTTTTGGGGTGGGCCTTAATATGGGATTGCCACTATCACTTATAAATACCAATTTTACATCTCTCACATCCAATGTTATCACCACGACAAATCCTCTGCAAAATTTGGGCTTGCCAAGTATAAGCACAGGGCCAAGTATAACAACGATAAATCCTAGCCTGAATCAGTTAAATGCTATAAACTCCAATCTAACGTCCAACCTTGGTTCAAACAGTATTAATAACAGTTTGTCCAACCTGGGACAGGATTTGAATAGCATTAATACGGGAGTAAACACTGGAATAAACAGgctcaatacaataaattctacaaatattaattcTGGGCTATCTGGAGTGAGCACTGGACTGACTGGTCcaaatttgacaaatttaaaCTCATCGAGCGTGAATCAGAACCTTGCTACATTGAATACCAATTTAACTGTCGCGAATTCCGGCGTATCTGGCTTATCTGCTATTAATCCGACTACGAACTTGACTGCTACCAGTATAAATTCTGGCGTGAATCAAGGTCTTAATCGACCTGCAAATGCCCTGGCAACTAGTTTGACGCCAACTAGTTTGACTTCAAGCAGTGCACAGTTCCCATTCCAAGCGATACAGagcattcagactcttgcaccACACATTGTTGCATCGTCAAATATAGCACATGTACCAAACTCTGGTATATCGCAACATCCAAATTCGAACATCTCAACAATCTCACAAATCTCGAACTCTGGAACTTCAAGTTCCAGCATATTCACGAGCACTCCCAGCGAATCAATTCATACGACCACTGCAAATGTGAATCACGCTTCGAACGTGAATCTCACTACAAACATACCGCACCTTGGTACAATGCACcctaatttatcaaatatatcgACGTCAAATGTACAACATATATCCGCATCCAATGAACCAATTATGTCATTGAGTCATGTTTCTTCTTTAAGTTCCTCTCAATCGCCTGGATTTCAACCACAGCGACAGTATTCACAGGGGATAAGCCCTGGATTAAGTGCATCAGTAGCATTAACAGGCACAACACAACCATCGAATGTG GGTTATCAATCTACTCCCACTCAGCTGGTAACTAGGACCCAATTATTTGGAAATCAACAAATACAAATTGCAGCAGCGGCCAGTGCGGCGAAGCCTACTAAACAACCACCGCAAATTTTGCCAAAACCACCAAATCAGCAAACTAATACTTCTCAGCAAAAGTCACAAAGAGCTACCACTACAATTACAAATCAG gtaaCACAGCAGAGCCAACCACAAATTGTTCTTGCTGGACCACAACCAAGTCCTACAACAGCAACAATGATCCCAACAGCTCAGGGTTTGCTATTGAATCag GTATTGCCGTCTACTGGACCTGTTATTGTACAACAGCAGCCAGGAGGCGTTCAACTTATACTAAGGACGCCGGCAGGCGCGCAGCAACAAACACATACTGCACAG tTAACACAACAACAATTGGTAAGGGTTGTCACAGCACAAGGTATGCAACTGCAGGGAATTGCTCCCACATTCTTTGCTGTACCAAACGGATTTCCTCCAGCTGCTTCTCCAGTAATAAGGCATACTCCATCTAGTCCTGCGCCAT cTAATTCAGGAACTAGCAATCCTATCGTAATTCAGAATGCTATGGTACAAAGTCCTCAATCGCAAATTTCACAAGTCACATCTGGTAACACTACTGGCAATGCTCCATGCACGCAACCTGTCTCCGAACAAAATTTGTTACCGCCTCCtaagaaaaaagcaaaaaagaagaagaaagccaAACGGAAAGATGACGAACCCAAGTTGGATCTTGCCCGTATTATAAAGATATCGGGTATTGGAGATGACGATGATATTTTTGATTCTGAGCTGACAACCGAAACCGAGGTTCCTTGCCAAATACAACAAAGTGAAACTAATTCTGGGCAATCTTTAGGCCAAATTTCATCGCAAGGAACAGTTCCTGTTAGCTCCGCTTTGACTCAAGTACCTGCAACAAATACAACGAACACACAAGCTTCCGTATCACAATCACCTAACAATCAACTTGTCACCCAGCTCCAGATGCCTGTACAAAATGCGTTAACAGGACAGTTTCGTTTATCAATTGGAGAAGATGGGAAACAACTTATTTTACATCATACCCCTGAACCCAATCAACCTGAGATAGATTCAGCGACCGCGCAAGCTTTAATACGATCTTTGACTCAAGGTAGCGGGCAAAATTCGCAAATTATCTCGCAATTTTTCAGTCAAGCACAAAATACACCACAGTCTACTCAAAATACAACTCAACAGAGGCAAAAATACGTCAAATCTCCTTTATCTAGTGGAAATCAAGCTTCAACTAATACTATAAGTTCTGCATGCTCGCAAAATGTCATTAGCACTACTAGTCCGCATCATGGCCAAATATGTTCAAAGCCGATTAATCAACAGAAGAATATAAGCGTTGTTTCTCAAGAGACTAATTCGTTACCTAATATCTGCATTCAAAGTAGCCTTGGAACTTTACAGGAAACACAAACGTCAAAGAACGTCAATGTTAACGTACAAAACTTAATGCAAGCCAAGAACGTTCAAACTACATTGTCACAAACGAGCAATAATACTCTTCTGAATGCTCCAGATGTCTTGTCTACAAAGTCTTCGCCTATATTTAGCATTCAGGGTACTCGAATGTCTAATGCAAGTCAAACAAGTTCCAATCAACAGAATTCCAATCTTTCATTACAAAAGTCTAGTCAGGTACGACTTGTGAACGCTTGTATAACAAATGTACGGCAAAATTTGGGAAAGCAACCATCACAACAGCATGGCGCTCATATGCAAAAATCAGTAGCCAGTAGTTCATTAGCACAAAATGATCATATATCTAAAACTAATCAGAGTCTTCAACAAACAAGTCAACAAGAGACTCTGACATTACAGCAGGAATCGCCACTATTTCAACATAATCAACAGATTACTGCACAAACTGTACAAACTCAAAATGTACAACaaatatttgaacaaaatttacAGAGCTCAAATATACATCACAATTCTATGAATATATTGCAACAACAGAGTTCTTGTAATACTATGCAACAACACGATACTATGAATGTTCTTCATTCGAGTATTCAACAAAATACGATTAATGTATTGCAACAAAATACAGCTGATAATGTTCAGAATATAGAACAAAATTTGCAGTCAGGTATTAAAGACATAGCTCACGCACAGCAGAACATTATGACTAATTTGCAACAACAAAATACATCTGCTGTTTTACACAATACGAGCGTCCAGCAAAATGTGAATGTTCAGCAACAGAAGGTAGTGACAGCAAATACCTTCTCTTCTGTTAATGCGCATCACTTTGAGTCTCAAAATGCAGCTAATGTCGTGCAGCAAGGCATCAATACGCAACAGAATAATCAGAATCAGAATATATTGATTACAACTACTCCTACTTCTAATACTACCCAGCATAATGAATCTCAAAATGTCGAATCCCAAGGTGCAAACATATTGAATTCGGCGGCGAACAATATACTGAATAACGCACCTAAACTTACTCCCGAAATTTTAAATACGTTGAGAAACTTGACGTTGAATCCTAGCGATCAACTGTTAATCGCAAACGCGAATGGCCAAATGCAACTAATTCCTCAGCAATTTTTGCAACAACTTTTAGCTGGACAGTTGAATACGACAAATCAGACGCAGCAAAATCAAAATCAAACGCAGAAGATAGTAATTGGCGAGCCAGATGCGAATAATCAGAACTTGCAAGGAGTTCAGATCAATACTCCAACGAGTCAAATAATTGTGAATAGTTCAGGTGGGGCTCCAACAATCCAAAATAATATTCAGAACATTGTGGTACAAGCTGCACCATCTCAGATACCACAACATATACAAATTCAAAATTCTGGCTTTCCCAGTCAATTTATTGATAACTTAAATCAACAACAAATTAGGAACTTGGGCAACAATCAACCAAAGAAGGCGAAAGTCGTGAAAAAGACGAAAGTTGCTGTTACTGCTCAAAGCATAAACTCACAG aCAAAGACAGTAACCGTTACTCGGCCAACAATGGTTACGACAAATACATCCAATTTACAAAAAGTTGACCATTCTAATAAAACAAGCACGACGGTATCTCATAGTACAAATCTTACTAAGAGCGAACCGACTCAAATTATTGCCAATGGTCCTTTGGTTTCATCCTCTGCTGGCAGTCATGTATCAGTTCCTTCAAATGGTCAAATGGTACAAAGAGTACAAACTATTCAGCTCCCTGCTCAATTGCAGCAATCACTAAAAAATATTCAGTCACAAATTCAAGCTattatatctcgaaaatctggtACACCTCATGATCAGACGGCGTTGGCGAAGTTATACCAGGAACAAGCAAAGATATTAGCCAGTGGGAAAGTCGTTAGCACTACTACACATTCTGTCAATAGC actACCGAAACAACGTTCAGTGTTAATGTAGTTTCAACAGTTGCATCAACTATACATTCACAAAATTCATTCAAGAACCAGACATCAGCGGCGCAAACACAAACTTCCACCGCTGCTATGCCAGTAACATCTCAAACTTTAAATCCAACTACATCTGTAACAATACCGAGTAGCTCGAATAATAGTTACATCAATAATATCACG GTGCCGCAAAGTGTACAAGGACAACAACCAAATATATCGAACACTGTGACACAAAGCATGCACCAGGCGCACACCACCAAACAACAACATAAGTTTTATCAGAACCACGGGACTCAGATATTGAATCCGTCCTCTGCGAACATGCAAATCTTCTCTCCGCCGTCTGTAACAACTCCGCAATTACAGAACAACGCACAACAATTGGCCCAAGCTCAGACGCAACAGCAAACTGGCATACAATGCCAACAACAATCGACGCAATGTCAAACTGATCCGCTAGATTTCAAACCGAATATACAGACACCAAGTCCTGTAAAACAGGAACTCTCATCTCCCATCCAAGTTCAAGTTCAAAGCGGTTCTCCCGCGAGTCAAGTAACCTCGCCTAGAATGATAAGCAAGGGAACACAGAGGATTCAGAGTCCTGTAAATACTAATGGAAATACAATGAAGCAACTTGTCAGTCCTAATGGCAACTCCAATGCTTTGATAAGTCCAAGGCAAGCCATAAAAAGGCGTGCGACTAGCCCAATTTGTAGGCAGATGAACCGCGGTGattt AGTGGAGCAACAATTGAAAATGGATCAAAATGGTGCAACTAATCCGGATATGAATACACCATTCACAAGCAAGCGTGACGCTTGTAAACGTTTGGTGAGATATCATTGTATGAATGAGCAAGTGCTAGGACCCAAGGATTTGACAAAAGCGGACGAAATATTTGAAGAGACAGCGAAACATCTGTTGAGCAAATTTAGCTctatgataaataaatacacgtATCTTCTCCTAATGGAAAGCATG CGTGAGGTGAGGACGTCGGAATTAATGATGATTGATAGGACTTTTGTGGCTGAAGAGCAAAGTATTCTCAACAGGTTACGAGAACAGGAAGCAAAACTTAACg aagaATGTAAGAAGGAAGAAAAACCGTTAGTGCCAAAAGTTGAACCTGGCCTTGGGGAAGAGAATAAATCAACGTTAACAACATCGTCACCCTTGGTGAATGTATCTGTAAAGCGCGAATTGGAAGACGATTTTCCAAACGAGGAAATGGAATGCAAACCAGTGATCAAGACGACAAGTAGTACAAGTGGTGATTATGACGAGTGGCTAGAGATCCAGAAAGAACTAGGTGTATATCCATCTACTGCAGACACTTTAAAGTGCAAAAACGGCAATAACAGTGGTAGTAGTGCATGTGCTGTTACAAGGTCATCGAAAATTGAAAGAACACGAGCAAATGGCGAGTGTCTTCGTACGAATGTTGCAAATATGAATGCATCTCCTGGTGTCTCGAATATGATTATGAAGGACGATTGCGAACAGGATGTAAATACGCCTTTCGATAGGCGTTGGAGTAGTGCTACCGATCTTGAACGAGATTTGTCGGAAGATACCGACTTGGATGGATTGGCTTTGCATTCGCAGACACAATGTTCAAGCAGTACTGCTCACGTAACGAGTAGCGAAAGCGAGAACCCCGGTAACGAGCATGACGAAATCAACGCGCAAGTACAGTCTGCTATTGATAGCATTCTTAATCTTAAGCAACGTCCCACGAACACCCTGTCAGGCAGCAGTAGCGGTAGTAATTCGTCATCGCAGTCCGGCGACTCGAAAGACACTGCGTTGGACCAAGCAGTCCGCAGCATTTTAGGCTCGTGA